One genomic region from Candidatus Nanosynbacter sp. TM7-074 encodes:
- a CDS encoding ATP-binding protein produces the protein MMSRALVLGMVALMALILGMLVLKKSKRHYDTKQWFFLVCLCLAVWSAGLEVFSFADNGVALDIASRWFYVASAVFCPALAIFTAKSFLPLTKSLRAFICIASSLFIVFSIYIILAPEFIINVSEVTAPVDFSQIPINSINYVVFATFFSVFFLIAMWFGYVAWRKSDNIRRKQVAIYMTGLLVSSIPGFVVDLLLPALGDYRYVWVGPVAIILFLFAIMYSIVKYRLMDVKTAVARSVSYMLLLIALAVVYIISAYIISIVIFQRTLTIDSRVNFMNMILAILLAFLYQPIKKFFNKLTDRVFYYGEYDTDTFAREISKILTYTADLQLLTRRVGNYIASSLKAEKVAFCIPEKGIYGRTGRRRLSVVEEDVCRIMDYYYKYCSFPEVILANQVKDPELKKLLDIHRTKIVVPLLHQNQEAGILFLGEHKSLGYSSRDIEMLESIAGELAVSIRNSLSMEEINELNKSLQRRIDEATKELRFSNRQLQRLDEAKNEFISMASHQLRTPLTSIKGYLDMMLEGDLGKISPTQRAVLREAFSSSERMVRLINDFLNVSRLQTGKFTIDKQSVDIAQILRDEVSLLKVVADQRSVEMVLKIDKKIPSLAVDSEKIRQVMLNMIDNAIYYSNPHKKVVITLKSSGKMIEFSVKDSGIGVPKSEQADLFGKFFRGTNAKKRRPDGTGVGLFLAKKVILSHDGEMIFESEEGKGSTFGFKLPVR, from the coding sequence ATGATGTCTCGAGCATTAGTACTGGGCATGGTTGCGCTAATGGCGCTCATTTTAGGTATGTTAGTGCTTAAAAAATCTAAACGCCATTACGATACTAAACAGTGGTTTTTCTTAGTCTGTTTGTGCTTAGCTGTGTGGTCGGCTGGCCTGGAGGTATTTTCTTTTGCCGATAATGGAGTGGCGCTAGACATTGCCTCGCGGTGGTTTTATGTTGCTTCAGCGGTTTTTTGTCCAGCGTTAGCTATCTTTACTGCTAAGTCATTTCTTCCTCTGACTAAATCTTTAAGGGCTTTTATCTGTATAGCTAGTTCGTTATTTATAGTATTTTCTATATATATTATTTTGGCGCCTGAGTTTATTATTAATGTGTCAGAGGTCACTGCGCCAGTAGATTTTTCACAAATTCCGATTAACTCTATTAATTATGTAGTTTTTGCTACTTTTTTCTCCGTCTTTTTCCTGATTGCTATGTGGTTTGGTTATGTTGCGTGGCGGAAGTCTGATAATATTCGCCGTAAGCAAGTGGCGATTTACATGACCGGTTTGTTGGTATCTAGTATTCCGGGTTTTGTAGTTGACTTATTGTTGCCAGCTCTTGGCGATTATAGGTACGTGTGGGTTGGACCAGTGGCGATTATTCTCTTTCTGTTTGCAATTATGTATAGTATCGTAAAATATCGATTAATGGACGTAAAAACGGCGGTGGCTCGTAGTGTCTCATACATGCTACTACTAATTGCACTAGCTGTAGTTTACATAATCTCTGCGTATATTATTTCAATTGTTATTTTCCAACGGACTTTGACAATTGACAGTCGTGTGAATTTCATGAATATGATTCTAGCTATACTTTTGGCGTTCTTATATCAGCCCATTAAGAAATTCTTTAATAAGTTGACGGATAGGGTTTTTTATTATGGCGAGTATGACACTGATACTTTTGCACGCGAGATTAGTAAGATATTAACTTACACGGCGGACCTACAGCTCCTGACGCGGCGGGTCGGTAATTATATAGCAAGTTCATTGAAGGCGGAGAAAGTGGCGTTTTGTATTCCAGAAAAGGGAATTTATGGTCGAACTGGTCGGCGGCGCTTGTCGGTTGTTGAGGAGGATGTGTGTAGGATTATGGACTATTACTATAAATATTGCAGTTTTCCAGAGGTTATATTAGCGAATCAAGTTAAGGACCCAGAGCTAAAAAAACTCTTAGATATTCATCGTACAAAAATTGTCGTGCCTCTTTTACACCAAAATCAAGAAGCAGGAATTTTATTTTTAGGGGAGCATAAGAGTTTGGGCTATAGCTCTCGGGATATTGAAATGCTGGAATCGATTGCTGGTGAGCTGGCCGTGTCAATACGCAACTCTCTTTCAATGGAAGAAATTAACGAACTAAATAAAAGTTTGCAGCGTAGAATTGATGAGGCAACAAAAGAGCTGAGGTTTAGCAACCGCCAGCTGCAGCGTCTGGATGAAGCGAAAAATGAGTTTATCTCTATGGCTTCACATCAGTTAAGGACGCCGTTGACTAGCATCAAAGGTTACTTGGATATGATGCTGGAAGGAGATTTGGGAAAAATATCGCCGACTCAGCGAGCAGTTCTTAGGGAGGCATTTTCTTCTAGTGAACGAATGGTGCGGTTAATTAATGACTTTCTTAATGTGTCACGGCTGCAGACGGGAAAGTTTACCATTGATAAACAGAGCGTGGATATCGCACAGATTCTCCGTGATGAAGTCTCATTACTTAAGGTTGTGGCAGATCAGCGATCGGTCGAGATGGTCTTAAAGATTGATAAAAAGATACCTTCGCTAGCGGTTGATTCTGAGAAGATTCGTCAAGTTATGCTGAATATGATTGACAATGCTATTTATTATTCAAACCCACACAAAAAGGTGGTGATTACTTTAAAGAGTAGTGGTAAAATGATTGAATTTTCAGTAAAGGACTCGGGAATTGGTGTGCCAAAGTCGGAGCAGGCAGATCTATTTGGTAAGTTTTTCCGTGGTACTAATGCTAAAAAACGACGGCCCGATGGTACAGGCGTCGGGTTATTTTTGGCCAAGAAAGTCATTTTGTCGCACGATGGGGAAATGATTTTTGAATCAGAAGAAGGAAAGGGTAGCACCTTCGGGTTTAAGCTGCCAGTTCGTTAG
- a CDS encoding response regulator has protein sequence MIKIAIIEDDPTISQMYRMKFESDGFEVRLAANGQIGIEVVEKFQPDIILLDLQMPEMDGTEALKHIRSKDWGKTIPVIVLTNLGEEEAPRELKKLGIHSYIVKANLTPRQVAEQVKSAIKNNP, from the coding sequence ATGATAAAAATTGCCATCATTGAAGACGACCCAACCATCAGCCAGATGTACCGAATGAAATTTGAGTCAGATGGATTTGAAGTCCGCCTGGCGGCCAACGGCCAGATTGGTATAGAAGTTGTCGAAAAATTCCAACCAGATATTATTCTGCTGGATTTACAAATGCCAGAGATGGATGGCACAGAAGCCTTAAAACACATTAGGTCTAAGGATTGGGGGAAAACTATTCCCGTTATTGTCCTGACTAATTTGGGCGAAGAAGAGGCACCGCGCGAATTGAAAAAACTAGGCATACACAGCTATATCGTAAAAGCTAATCTTACGCCGCGCCAAGTCGCTGAGCAAGTCAAATCTGCTATAAAGAATAATCCCTAA
- a CDS encoding tetrahydrofolate dehydrogenase/cyclohydrolase catalytic domain-containing protein, producing MKELNGSELAGFIKERQAKQVRALRQAWHIQPRLAIVTDTENPVIETYMRLKQRYGADILIDVEIHRAEASQVLAVIDALNNRDDVQGIILQLPISNPQQTEELLEIIRTDKDVDGLCRQTDFQAATPTAINWLLAGYGIDLKGKKIAIVGRGRLVGAPLEKMWLKSGIDATVLEKGDDLSQLINYDVVVSATGVPGLITDQMVKPKAVVVDAGTASEDGKIVGDVSDEVRLREDILITPKKGGVGPLTVSALFDNLITACLKIANQAKN from the coding sequence ATGAAAGAGCTAAATGGTTCAGAATTAGCCGGCTTTATTAAGGAGCGGCAAGCAAAGCAGGTGCGTGCCTTGAGGCAAGCTTGGCATATTCAACCGCGCCTGGCAATTGTGACGGATACCGAGAACCCCGTTATTGAAACTTACATGCGTTTGAAGCAGCGATACGGTGCGGATATTTTGATTGATGTGGAAATTCATCGGGCGGAGGCGAGTCAGGTTTTAGCTGTGATTGACGCGCTAAATAATCGTGATGACGTTCAGGGGATAATTTTACAACTGCCAATTAGTAATCCTCAACAAACTGAGGAGCTGCTGGAGATTATTCGGACAGACAAAGATGTCGATGGTCTGTGTCGTCAGACGGATTTTCAGGCGGCAACACCGACAGCTATTAATTGGCTGTTGGCTGGCTATGGTATTGATCTTAAGGGCAAAAAAATTGCGATTGTTGGGCGAGGTCGTCTGGTCGGGGCTCCTTTAGAGAAGATGTGGCTGAAATCTGGTATTGACGCTACGGTGCTTGAAAAAGGAGATGATTTATCGCAGTTGATTAACTATGACGTTGTTGTGTCTGCAACTGGTGTTCCGGGTTTAATCACTGATCAGATGGTTAAGCCAAAAGCGGTGGTTGTTGACGCGGGGACAGCTTCGGAAGATGGGAAAATAGTGGGTGATGTGTCGGATGAAGTGCGACTGCGTGAAGATATTTTAATAACTCCGAAAAAAGGTGGCGTTGGTCCGCTGACAGTATCGGCTCTGTTTGATAATTTAATTACGGCGTGTTTAAAGATTGCTAATCAGGCTAAAAATTAG
- a CDS encoding glycogen/starch/alpha-glucan phosphorylase — protein MDPYFYTEKPKYRPHDIEDASEFYDIIERSSLTHQLSDSRPYIYWTMEIYDKANGIKGGGGLGVLAADTRRVAEKLDVPFVVVTPFYRSESHQKITNLEQEEFSETVSPQDYGFEYIDDVSISSRGFPDASLSIFKKALGSTQFVTISEPNFGQLYEGEGSGDHRLYQEVALGFGGYKALKLLGIKPAVIQLNETATIFAALARLNELCANGMNLYEAIVYVRKHTLYTNHTLLQAAEPEFHRSQFEKLVLPNLKSNAVRCWLMEQFRNDRLRPNLLAIELTEAKNGVSKLHARVANFRDRNNDKVKFHAITNGIDLETWTLPEILQTYHNNNIIDKFGLPTDDFSQRLNLIHSADIRYLKKLGRKELNRVLLKRQDQYGRSIQIPENAILFDFKRRFTNYKRPYMPFENPDALRQILINHNAHYILTGKVHQGDVTMYQKLLEVLKLIDQDPVLRERVHYIQDYDEELGRALAIGSDIAINIPIVGLEACGTSWEKDIANLKILISTNDGGVADIQPIACLEVSGKNYEAEVSSLYVNMHKAAAIVKNDQLLEKHIRHQLNNYLPIISGARMMKDYLKFIFPKAQAQPKKEPSIKQIVIQ, from the coding sequence ATGGATCCATATTTTTACACAGAAAAACCAAAATACCGACCACACGACATCGAAGATGCCTCTGAGTTTTATGACATCATTGAGCGCAGTAGTTTGACGCATCAGCTGTCTGATTCCAGGCCTTACATCTACTGGACAATGGAGATTTATGACAAAGCCAACGGCATCAAAGGTGGTGGCGGCTTGGGCGTGCTGGCGGCAGACACACGGCGGGTGGCCGAAAAATTAGACGTGCCATTTGTAGTAGTCACGCCATTTTATCGCAGCGAATCGCACCAAAAAATTACTAACTTAGAGCAGGAAGAATTTTCAGAAACTGTCTCACCACAAGACTATGGTTTTGAGTATATCGACGACGTGTCCATCAGTTCACGTGGTTTTCCCGACGCTAGTTTGAGCATCTTCAAAAAGGCACTTGGTTCGACTCAGTTTGTTACTATCTCAGAGCCAAACTTTGGACAATTGTACGAAGGTGAAGGCTCGGGCGATCACCGACTCTACCAAGAAGTTGCGCTCGGGTTTGGCGGCTATAAAGCTCTAAAGCTACTCGGCATCAAACCAGCCGTCATTCAGCTCAACGAAACCGCAACAATTTTTGCAGCATTGGCGCGGCTGAATGAACTATGTGCCAACGGCATGAACTTGTACGAAGCAATCGTCTACGTCCGCAAACATACACTCTACACCAACCACACCCTACTCCAAGCGGCTGAGCCAGAATTCCACCGCTCACAATTTGAAAAATTAGTACTGCCAAATCTCAAAAGCAACGCGGTGCGCTGCTGGCTGATGGAGCAATTTCGTAACGACCGTTTGCGACCGAATTTGCTGGCAATTGAGCTGACCGAAGCCAAAAATGGCGTCAGCAAACTGCACGCCCGCGTGGCAAATTTCCGCGACCGCAACAACGACAAGGTCAAGTTTCACGCCATCACCAACGGCATCGACCTGGAAACGTGGACACTGCCAGAAATTCTTCAGACATATCACAATAACAATATCATAGATAAATTTGGCCTACCTACAGATGATTTTTCTCAGCGACTGAACCTCATTCACAGTGCCGATATAAGATATCTAAAAAAGCTGGGGCGTAAAGAGCTCAATCGAGTTTTATTAAAACGCCAGGATCAGTACGGCAGATCCATACAGATCCCAGAAAATGCAATATTATTTGATTTTAAGCGACGATTCACCAATTATAAACGACCCTACATGCCATTCGAAAACCCCGACGCACTAAGGCAAATTCTCATCAATCACAACGCACATTACATACTGACAGGAAAAGTCCACCAGGGCGACGTGACTATGTACCAAAAACTGTTAGAGGTCCTAAAATTAATTGATCAAGATCCAGTTCTGCGTGAGCGAGTTCATTACATCCAAGATTACGATGAAGAATTAGGACGGGCCTTAGCAATCGGATCTGACATCGCCATAAATATACCTATTGTCGGGCTAGAGGCCTGCGGGACATCATGGGAAAAAGACATTGCTAACCTAAAAATACTTATTTCCACGAACGATGGCGGCGTAGCAGATATTCAACCAATCGCCTGCTTGGAAGTATCTGGTAAAAATTATGAGGCTGAGGTCTCATCACTATACGTTAATATGCATAAAGCTGCAGCCATAGTGAAAAATGATCAGCTGCTGGAAAAACATATACGTCACCAGTTAAATAATTATTTACCAATAATTTCTGGCGCCAGGATGATGAAGGATTATCTAAAATTTATATTTCCCAAAGCGCAAGCTCAGCCCAAAAAAGAACCCTCTATTAAGCAAATTGTTATTCAATAA
- a CDS encoding helix-turn-helix domain-containing protein, which produces MKDKYLQKIGNLIAENRQKQGLTQTQLAEAIGTSQSAINRIENGGQNISIEMIARISEVLNNNIVTVNHSGKMNFRVSGGKKLSGEIRVKTSKNAAVGLLCASLLNKGKTTLRKVARIEEVNRIIEVLNSIGVKTRWLNGSDLEIIPPARLKLEDMDIAAAKRTRTVIMFLGPLLYQYEDFKLPFAGGCNLGKRTVEPHLSGLRHFGMSVTAETDYYHAKTNVHSGDRTILLTERGDTVTENIIMAAALSPDTTIIRNASPNYMVQDVCFFLKKLGVKIEGIGTTTLKITGRKRIRKNLDYYPSEDPIEAMSFIAAGVVTDSEITIHRAPIEFLEIELATLAEMGLKFELSEEYLADNGQTRLVDIMLHRSKLQAAKDKLHALPFPGINMDNLPFLGLIATVAKGRTLVHDWSYENRAIYFTELSKLNAQIELVDPHRVYITGPTKWKSADVVAPSALRPSVVILLAMLAAPGVSILRDVYSINRGYEELAARLNSLGAEIEVVIE; this is translated from the coding sequence ATAAAAGATAAGTATCTTCAAAAAATCGGCAATTTAATTGCTGAAAATCGCCAAAAGCAAGGGTTAACGCAGACGCAGTTGGCTGAAGCAATTGGTACATCTCAGAGTGCCATTAACCGGATTGAAAACGGTGGTCAGAATATTAGCATTGAAATGATTGCTCGTATTAGTGAAGTGCTTAATAATAATATCGTGACTGTAAATCATTCCGGAAAAATGAATTTTAGAGTGTCTGGCGGAAAAAAATTGTCTGGTGAGATACGGGTTAAGACGAGCAAAAATGCTGCAGTGGGACTCCTTTGTGCAAGCTTGCTCAATAAGGGTAAGACAACCCTCAGGAAGGTGGCACGAATTGAGGAAGTTAATCGGATTATTGAGGTTCTAAATTCAATTGGTGTTAAAACTCGCTGGTTGAACGGTAGTGATTTGGAGATTATTCCCCCTGCTAGGCTAAAGCTGGAGGATATGGATATTGCCGCTGCTAAGCGTACGCGTACGGTGATTATGTTCCTAGGCCCACTACTTTACCAATACGAGGATTTTAAGCTGCCGTTTGCGGGCGGCTGTAACTTGGGTAAGCGCACAGTGGAGCCCCACTTGAGCGGGTTAAGGCATTTTGGCATGAGTGTAACGGCAGAAACTGATTATTATCATGCAAAAACCAATGTCCATTCTGGCGATCGGACGATTCTTTTAACGGAGCGTGGCGATACAGTAACTGAAAATATTATTATGGCGGCGGCGCTTTCTCCAGATACGACTATCATTCGCAATGCTAGCCCAAATTACATGGTTCAGGATGTTTGCTTTTTCTTAAAGAAGCTGGGTGTAAAAATAGAGGGAATTGGAACGACGACTCTAAAAATTACAGGACGTAAACGAATTAGAAAAAACTTGGATTATTATCCAAGTGAAGATCCAATTGAGGCGATGAGTTTTATTGCAGCTGGCGTGGTGACAGACTCAGAAATTACTATTCATCGTGCACCAATTGAGTTTTTGGAAATTGAGTTAGCTACGTTAGCAGAGATGGGTCTTAAATTTGAGCTGAGCGAGGAATATCTGGCCGACAATGGACAGACTCGTTTGGTGGACATTATGCTGCATCGTTCCAAGCTCCAGGCCGCCAAAGACAAGCTGCACGCTTTGCCGTTTCCTGGAATTAATATGGATAATCTGCCGTTCCTGGGGCTTATTGCAACGGTTGCTAAAGGTCGTACGTTGGTGCATGATTGGAGCTATGAAAACCGAGCAATTTATTTCACCGAGCTTAGCAAGTTGAACGCGCAAATTGAACTAGTCGATCCGCACCGCGTTTATATCACTGGTCCAACAAAATGGAAGTCTGCTGATGTTGTTGCTCCATCAGCGCTTCGTCCGTCTGTTGTTATATTACTTGCGATGCTGGCGGCGCCAGGCGTATCTATTCTAAGGGACGTGTATTCAATTAACCGTGGCTACGAAGAACTGGCTGCTCGCTTAAATTCTTTGGGTGCTGAAATTGAAGTAGTTATTGAATAA
- the glyA gene encoding serine hydroxymethyltransferase codes for MKDKQIEQLIKAEKIRQTDGLELIPSENYVSSDVLKALGSVFTNKYSEGYPGRRYYGGQENTDQIEQIAIDRAKQLFGADHANVQPHSGAQANEAVYYAWCEPGDTILAMDLAHGGHLTHGASVTRSAREYNFIRYGIKDVETGEIDYEEIRQLALKHKPKIILAGFSAYPRELDYEKFAEIGNEIGAMLMADMSHIAGLIVGGVAKNPFDYGFHVITTTTHKTLRGPRGGLILSRGVVGNPLKKPEKTLENLPTLIDRAVFPGTQGGPHMHTIAAKAVAFGEALQPEFKDYAEQIVKNAKKLAEELQKRGFKLVTGGTSNHLILADIYSSFGIDGKEAEIAMDKIGLTLNANAIPNDSLTRFRPSGIRLGTPAVTTRGAKEADMEKIAEWMKQAINHRDSEERLNKLRQEVKHFCQTLSAI; via the coding sequence ATGAAAGATAAGCAAATTGAGCAACTTATAAAAGCAGAAAAAATCCGCCAAACAGACGGACTGGAATTAATTCCTAGTGAAAATTATGTGTCATCAGACGTTCTGAAAGCGCTAGGTAGCGTTTTTACCAACAAATACTCTGAGGGCTATCCTGGACGCCGCTATTACGGCGGGCAAGAAAACACTGACCAAATTGAACAAATTGCAATCGACCGCGCCAAGCAACTATTCGGAGCTGATCACGCTAACGTTCAGCCACATTCTGGAGCCCAGGCCAACGAAGCCGTCTATTACGCGTGGTGTGAGCCAGGCGACACCATTCTGGCGATGGACCTGGCGCATGGCGGACACTTGACGCATGGCGCGTCCGTAACTCGTAGTGCGCGCGAGTATAATTTTATTCGCTACGGCATTAAGGATGTAGAAACTGGTGAAATTGATTATGAAGAGATTCGGCAATTAGCGTTAAAGCATAAACCAAAAATTATCTTAGCTGGCTTTTCAGCGTACCCCCGAGAATTAGACTATGAAAAATTCGCCGAAATTGGCAATGAGATTGGCGCCATGCTGATGGCAGACATGAGCCATATCGCCGGGCTGATTGTCGGTGGCGTTGCTAAAAATCCATTCGACTACGGTTTTCATGTAATTACCACCACCACGCATAAAACCTTACGCGGTCCGCGTGGCGGTTTAATCCTCAGCCGTGGCGTTGTCGGTAACCCACTGAAAAAGCCAGAAAAAACTCTCGAGAATCTACCGACGTTGATTGATAGAGCTGTATTCCCCGGCACACAAGGTGGCCCACACATGCACACCATAGCCGCTAAAGCCGTCGCGTTTGGTGAGGCACTGCAGCCAGAATTCAAAGATTACGCTGAGCAAATTGTTAAGAACGCAAAAAAGCTAGCAGAAGAGCTACAAAAACGAGGTTTTAAACTGGTTACTGGCGGTACCAGCAACCATCTTATTTTGGCGGATATTTACAGCAGTTTTGGAATTGACGGTAAGGAGGCAGAAATTGCTATGGATAAGATAGGCCTAACCCTAAATGCCAACGCTATACCAAATGACAGTTTGACACGCTTTCGACCAAGCGGCATTCGCCTAGGAACTCCCGCCGTTACCACACGCGGAGCCAAAGAGGCGGATATGGAAAAAATAGCCGAATGGATGAAACAGGCAATCAATCATCGTGACAGCGAAGAGAGACTAAACAAACTCCGCCAAGAAGTCAAACATTTCTGTCAAACATTAAGCGCTATCTAA
- a CDS encoding type II secretion system protein yields the protein MTTKNIKNQGFTLVELLIVIVIIAILTVVSLVAYNGLQNQAKTSAAKSTVDSVAKKAELYNTEEGKYPEDIAKLTTADTKKSYYIAAANVTELGSGTFGSSTPTTTVKYTKCGTGDPTGAKIEYYDYSKNTVETRIVGTGC from the coding sequence GTGACTACAAAGAATATTAAAAATCAAGGTTTTACGCTCGTTGAGCTTTTGATTGTTATCGTGATTATTGCGATTTTGACAGTTGTTTCTTTGGTTGCATACAACGGTTTGCAGAACCAGGCAAAGACATCAGCTGCTAAATCCACAGTTGACTCAGTGGCTAAGAAAGCTGAACTGTACAACACTGAAGAAGGTAAGTATCCAGAGGATATCGCAAAATTAACTACCGCAGACACAAAGAAGTCTTACTACATTGCTGCAGCCAATGTTACTGAATTAGGTTCTGGTACTTTTGGTTCAAGTACTCCAACTACAACAGTTAAATACACTAAGTGTGGTACCGGCGACCCAACAGGCGCGAAGATTGAATACTACGACTACAGTAAGAATACTGTTGAAACTCGCATAGTTGGTACTGGCTGTTAA
- a CDS encoding RCC1 domain-containing protein: MIRKKDGYSLVLIVLMSTFILVVLAGAMRVVTQSYVYSQEEYYYKLAQEAGEAGTAYANACLDANNAEQSWAPAAGSAGLLRPETDCLGAVKFSGNKYVFENGKLRTNFEVGKLEASTKASALSAATAQISAIGRTEVMSGSRVIKTYTVIVKKSVTWPADIDATRTVSGTNRTCAILSNNIWCWGKNNMGQLGDGTTSDSNIPVKVRSIGDMKYGKIIDIFTAQHHSCVLTQLGSNKKVYCWGDNRSGQLGNSDFGSSYSAVPIEIKVVGTAAISDFSGNKISAIGGTGDTSCAIASGKVYCWGGNDRGQLGYGSPGSPGYSAAPAMINSGGPNRIPNNYSATKLSTGGSRSRTMCVITTEKRAYCWGQAKFGQLGVGPIASDNYSLATRVKGLEDVADISQDGYWWTKDPDYVTHTCAIANAGRVYCWGGAGLGQSGSPGGGNPRKHLQPAEVHGLPGTALQVEVGISHSCALMNNGGKREVYCWGNNEMGQLGANKEYNNPPSGIRWTYGPIKVEEGLPAGERIVRMSAGANRGCAIMTNKRSYCWGLNDNGQIGDGTNINRISPTESLFLRPVQNRYVY; encoded by the coding sequence ATGATACGAAAAAAAGACGGTTACTCCTTGGTGCTAATCGTGCTTATGAGTACCTTTATATTAGTGGTTTTGGCGGGTGCTATGAGAGTTGTGACGCAGTCATATGTCTATTCGCAGGAGGAATATTATTATAAATTAGCGCAAGAAGCTGGCGAGGCTGGTACAGCATACGCCAATGCTTGTCTGGACGCTAATAATGCAGAGCAATCATGGGCTCCAGCTGCCGGCAGCGCAGGTCTACTTCGTCCGGAAACTGACTGTTTGGGGGCGGTAAAGTTTAGTGGTAATAAATATGTATTTGAAAATGGTAAATTGCGAACAAATTTTGAGGTTGGTAAATTAGAGGCTTCGACTAAAGCGTCAGCACTGTCAGCCGCTACTGCTCAGATTTCCGCTATTGGTAGAACTGAAGTGATGAGCGGTAGCAGAGTAATAAAAACCTATACAGTTATTGTCAAAAAGTCTGTCACTTGGCCGGCTGATATCGACGCAACGCGCACAGTGAGTGGCACTAACCGCACCTGTGCTATTTTATCAAACAACATATGGTGTTGGGGTAAAAATAACATGGGTCAATTAGGGGATGGAACTACCAGCGACTCCAATATTCCAGTGAAAGTTCGTTCTATTGGTGACATGAAATATGGAAAGATTATTGATATATTTACAGCACAGCACCACAGCTGCGTTTTAACCCAGCTGGGCAGTAATAAAAAAGTATATTGTTGGGGTGATAATAGGTCCGGACAATTGGGCAATAGTGATTTTGGGAGTAGCTATTCTGCGGTACCGATTGAGATTAAAGTTGTTGGCACGGCTGCAATCTCGGATTTTTCTGGAAATAAAATTAGCGCAATTGGAGGGACGGGTGATACTTCGTGTGCTATCGCATCAGGTAAGGTGTACTGTTGGGGTGGAAATGACAGAGGGCAATTGGGCTACGGTAGTCCGGGTAGTCCTGGCTATAGCGCAGCACCAGCGATGATTAATTCGGGCGGACCCAACAGGATTCCTAATAATTATTCCGCCACTAAGTTGTCGACTGGCGGATCTCGTTCGCGGACTATGTGTGTTATAACTACCGAAAAAAGGGCTTACTGTTGGGGGCAGGCTAAGTTTGGACAACTGGGTGTTGGCCCAATAGCTAGCGATAATTATAGTCTAGCTACTCGAGTTAAGGGGTTGGAAGATGTGGCTGATATATCTCAGGATGGATATTGGTGGACAAAAGATCCTGATTACGTAACTCACACCTGCGCTATCGCTAATGCGGGTAGGGTGTATTGCTGGGGTGGTGCTGGGCTTGGGCAATCTGGATCTCCGGGGGGCGGCAATCCTAGAAAGCATCTTCAGCCGGCGGAAGTCCATGGTTTACCTGGAACGGCTCTGCAGGTTGAGGTTGGTATTTCTCATTCTTGCGCCTTAATGAATAATGGCGGAAAAAGGGAAGTGTATTGCTGGGGGAATAATGAGATGGGGCAATTGGGGGCGAACAAGGAATATAATAATCCCCCCAGCGGAATTAGATGGACATATGGACCTATTAAAGTTGAGGAGGGACTGCCCGCAGGAGAGAGGATCGTTAGAATGTCGGCTGGAGCGAACCGCGGTTGTGCGATTATGACAAATAAACGGTCTTATTGCTGGGGATTGAATGATAATGGGCAGATTGGTGACGGAACCAATATAAACAGGATTAGTCCGACAGAGTCATTATTCCTTCGTCCGGTCCAAAATCGATACGTATATTAA